A genomic window from Silene latifolia isolate original U9 population chromosome Y, ASM4854445v1, whole genome shotgun sequence includes:
- the LOC141630003 gene encoding protein FAR1-RELATED SEQUENCE 2-like, giving the protein MQKLTDKVGPAISRETDFVSRLNAIVWDAELEPLEFEEKWCQLVNEHNLDGNSWLSTMFRKRRKWIPAYFRDVPMGCLLRTTQRSESQNNFFKRFENAHATSLKLEAHASKVYTNVCFLDFQVEASASICSLSVGGFTPPANGVELIGIADARTQKTYQVVYNSLTNDAKCSCKLFN; this is encoded by the exons TTACTGATAAGGTTGGGCCTGCAATTTCGAGAGAGACTGATTTTGTCAGCCGTTTGAATGCTATTGTTTGGGATGCTGAGTTAGAACCTCTTGAATTTGAAGAAAAGTGGTGTCAGTTGGtcaatgagcataatcttgacgGTAATTCCTGGTTGTCAACCATGTTTAGAAAAAGGAGAAAATGGATCCCAGCTTATTTTCGTGATGTTCCTATGGGTTGTCTATTACGAACAACTCAACGTTCTGAGAGtcaaaataattttttcaagCGTTTTGAAAATGCACATG CGACTTCTCTTAAGTTGGAAGCTCATGCTTCCAAGGTTTATACAAATGTTTGCTTTCTCGATTTTCAAGTAGAAGCTTCTGCTTCTATTTGTTCCCTTAGTGTTGGTGGCTTCACACCACCTGCAAACGGTGTAGAATTAATTGGTATTGCTGATGCCAGAACGCAGAAGACCTACCAAGTCGTCTACAATTCTCTAACGAATGACGCTAAATGTTCTTGCAAGTTGTTCAACTAG